From one Sphingomonas xanthus genomic stretch:
- the lysA gene encoding diaminopimelate decarboxylase yields the protein MDHFDIIDGELHSEQVSLEAIAEEVGTPVYVYSAATLSRHARVMKEALASLDDPLVAYAVKANPNPAVLAILAREGLGADIVSIGEYRAARAAGMAPGDILFSGVGKTASEMAEALEGGLLQFNLESVQEAVTLSAVARDLGKTAPVALRINPDVEAGTHAKITTGTADNKFGLPIGDAMDAFAMLRGLPNIDVTGVTVHIGSQLTSLEPLETAFRALGGLIDELRRQDFALRLADLGGGLGVPYGPGQPEPPTPADYGAMVGRVTANWGLRLAFEPGRLISGNAGVLLTRVVRIKPGEHHPWLIVDAAMNDLMRPALYDAYHHIEVVRPGGGRMTVNVVGPVCESGDTFAMAREMDFAGEGELVVFRTAGAYGAAMSSGYNSRPITPEVLVDGDRWALVRQRLDLASAAALPLPEWLHGRH from the coding sequence TTGGATCATTTCGACATCATCGACGGGGAATTGCACAGCGAACAAGTGTCGCTGGAGGCCATCGCCGAGGAGGTCGGGACCCCGGTATACGTCTATTCTGCGGCGACGCTGTCCCGCCATGCCAGGGTGATGAAGGAGGCGCTTGCCAGCCTCGATGATCCGCTGGTCGCCTATGCGGTCAAGGCCAATCCCAACCCGGCGGTGCTTGCGATCCTTGCCCGCGAAGGGCTGGGCGCGGATATCGTCTCGATCGGCGAATATCGCGCCGCCCGGGCCGCTGGAATGGCGCCGGGGGACATCCTTTTTTCCGGCGTCGGCAAGACCGCGTCGGAAATGGCCGAGGCGCTCGAGGGCGGGCTGCTGCAGTTCAACCTGGAATCGGTCCAGGAGGCGGTCACCCTGTCCGCGGTTGCCCGCGACCTCGGCAAGACCGCGCCGGTCGCGCTGCGCATCAACCCCGACGTGGAGGCCGGGACCCACGCCAAGATCACCACCGGAACCGCCGACAACAAGTTCGGCTTGCCGATCGGCGACGCGATGGACGCTTTCGCCATGTTGCGCGGCCTGCCCAACATCGACGTGACCGGGGTGACGGTCCATATCGGCAGCCAGCTGACCAGCCTGGAGCCGCTGGAAACCGCGTTTCGTGCCCTGGGCGGGTTGATCGATGAGCTTCGCCGCCAGGACTTTGCCCTGCGCCTCGCCGATCTTGGTGGCGGACTCGGCGTTCCCTACGGGCCCGGCCAGCCCGAACCGCCAACCCCAGCCGACTATGGCGCGATGGTCGGGAGGGTCACCGCGAACTGGGGGCTGCGGCTGGCGTTCGAACCCGGCCGGCTGATCAGCGGCAATGCCGGCGTGCTGCTGACTCGGGTGGTGCGGATTAAGCCGGGCGAGCATCACCCTTGGCTGATCGTCGACGCGGCGATGAACGATCTGATGCGCCCCGCGCTTTACGACGCTTATCACCATATCGAAGTGGTCCGGCCGGGCGGTGGGCGAATGACCGTCAACGTCGTCGGCCCGGTTTGCGAAAGCGGCGATACCTTCGCCATGGCGCGCGAGATGGACTTTGCTGGGGAGGGGGAGTTGGTCGTTTTCCGTACCGCCGGCGCTTATGGGGCGGCCATGTCGAGCGGCTATAACAGCCGGCCGATCACGCCCGAGGTGCTGGTCGACGGCGATCGCTGGGCGCTCGTTCGCCAGCGGCTCGACCTCGCCTCGGCCGCGGCGTTGCCGCTGCCCGAATGGCTACACGGCAGGCATTAA